A region of the Trueperaceae bacterium genome:
AGATAATATTGCTATTTTGAGAGATGGTGCGGTTATACAATCTGGCTCGGCAGAGGATATTATCTTAAAACCGGCAGACGATTATGTAACAGATTTCATAAAAGATATTAATAAAGCACGAGTACTAAAAGTAAGCGCTGTAATGGCTAACACAGATACCATCATGGGTCCAGAAATACAGGAAACCACAATAATAGAAGATGCCCTGCAAACTGTCTCTAAATCTGGTTCAAACGGCGCAATCGTAATGAAAAACGGAGAAAAAGTGGGAACAGTCTCGTTAACTGATATGATACTGGCAATCGCACGCTCTAGCAAAAATACCGATAGTGATACCGTTTATAGGTAGTTTTTGTTTTATTCAAAACTAAAACAATTCGTTTTTTATAATCAGACTATTCTTTCTAGGCTGTACATCTGTCCGCTAGTTCAACCATAGCAAACCGATGAATTTCAATTGTCACTGAAGACCAGAAATCTTGGGAGAATTCGCCAGAAAAGACTTTTATTATCTATTCTACAGTTACACTTTTGGCCAGATTACGAGGTTGGTCTACATCAAAACCAAGCCTGTCAGCAGTTTCGTAGGCAAGGAGTTGTAACGACACCACATTAATTAGTGGTGAAACTAGTTCATGCGTTTCAGGAACAGGAATCACCATATCAGCATGCTTAGGTACTAACTCATCACCAGGATTAGCTAACACAATAAGTTTCCCATCACGAGCTTTAATCTCTTGTAAATTTGAAATTGTTTTAACGTAAAGATCACTCTTAGTAGCCACAGCAACAACTGGCATGTTCTCATCAATAAGCGCAATCGGCCCGTGCTTCATCTCCCCAGTCGCGTAAGCCTCAGCATGAATGTAACTAATCTCCTTAAGCTTTAAAGCTCCCTCTAGAGCGGTGGGGAAATTAATCCCACGTCCTAAGAAAAGATAGTCACTGCAGCCCTTAAAGGTTTCAGCGACCTCAGCAATAGCACTTCGGTAAGCTANAGCCTGCTCAATNAGAGAGGGCACNTCTCGCAAGCTAGCTATAATTTCCCGAGCATCCTCTTNGGGTAACGTTTTCCGAGTTTGACCTAGCCACAAGGCGAGCAGTTCGAAGGCAACTACCATCCCAATGTAAGCTTTTGTACTAGCTACACCAATTTCCGGACCAGCATGCAGGTACAAGACNTNATCAACTTCTCGACTAATAGAAGATCCCTTAACNTTTAAGATTGCTAAACTCTGGGCGCCCCTCCGANGGGCCTCACGGAGAGCCTCGAGCGTGTCAATCGTTTCTCCTGATTGCGATACCACTATGCACAATGTTCGGGAATCAACAATCGGATCGCGATATCGGAATTCACTCGCGACCTCAACCTCAACTGGGATCCTAGCTAACTTCTCAATTAAGTATTCACCTACCAGACCAGCGTAGNAAGCTGTACCAGCNGCNGTAANNACAATCCGGTCAANACTTGCTGGATCCAAATCAATGCCGAGTTCAACTGAGTCATCAGCCCCCAGCCGACCACCCAGCGTGTTCTGCACGACGGCAGGCTGCTCAAAAATTTCTTTCAACATGTAGTGCGGGTAACCATCTTTTTCGGCCTGCTCTACATCCCAATCAATCTGAGTTACTTCTCGTTCGAGTAAGGTGCCACTAAAATCAGTAACAACTACGCCATCATGACTTATGACTGCCATATCACCATCATGCAGAAACATCACATTCTGGGTGTGAGAAAGCAGCGCAGGAACATCACTAGCAACAAAATTCTCTGACTCACCAAGACCAATAACCATCGGGCTAGTTGCTCTAGCCACTACGATCTCATTATGATCTGAATGAGAAACAACCAGACCGTAAGCACCACTTATTTCAACTAAGGCCTTACGAACGGCAGAGGCTAAATCACCACTATAGTGATTTTCAATCAGGTGAACAATTACTTCGGTATCCGTTTCGGACATGAATTCATGCCCGCCTTGAGTAAGTTGTTCCTTGAGTTCACCGTAGTTCTCAATGATGCCGTTATGAACTACAGCTATTTTGTTGTCCTCTGACAAATGCGGATGAGCATTAGTATCAGTAGGTTTCCCATGAGTTGCCCAGCGCGTATGACCTATACCAACGGTGCCTTTAAGAGCCGAAAATTCGAGGATGCTTTTTAGCTCAGTTAGTTTCCCCGCAGATTTCACACAAGTAATAGTTGAAGACGAAGTGTCGGGACCTTGTACAACGGCAACTCCAGCTGAGTCATAACCCCGGTATTCAAGGCGTTCTAGGCCATCCAGCACTACCTCTGCTGCTTGCCTGTACCCGACGTACCCAACAATGCCGCACATGATAGTTTTTGTGTACCTCCAGAAACCTGCCGAAATATTCGTCGAGTCGAGAAGTAATCCTATCTGACTTGAAACTCTAGAACTACTACGTAAAACCNACTCCANCAGTTGACGGAAGCGNNGTTATTTTCGCTCCCNCATTTTTGCCNTTTGTTTTATTTAGTTAATCCGAATTGGCCCGGAACATTTGCGAGTGAGGGGCCTTGCTTCTCAGGAGGGGCCCGCAGACTTTCGTGCAAAATGGCACCGTTCGCGCTTTCAGCATCTTTTGCCTATCCCCTGGCCAGTAATGCCAGGAGCCCTCCACCTCGTCACCAGTTTTAACTTGGGCTTGCGCTTCCTCGCGTCCCTTTATTCTACTTTGGGCATCNCCCTTTCCCAAGAGCTTAGGGATCTGATCCCGTTGCTCCATAATACTCTTCTAATGATAGACCCATCATCTTCCCTTGAACTGCGAAAAACACCCGGNTTAAGGNATGGGCGCNCTATATTTNTNTTCTNNGCCAATTAGGGTTTTCATTCTCGTAATTCGTAACCCGCGCCTTTAATAGTATCCATAACGTTATCCATGTACTCATCAACCTCTCTATCATTTAGAGACCGATCAGCGTGCTGGAAGCGGAATCTCAACGCAAGGCTCTTAAACCCATCCGGAACTTGCTTACCCTGGTACAAATCGAAGGGCTCAAGAGTCTCTAGAAGCTCTCCCGCAGGACCACTAACTAATGCCGCAATGGTCGAGTACGGAACGTCAATAGGAACAATTACAGCCAGATCCCGCTCGGCATGTGGTTGACGACCAAAATCCTCATACACAAGGCGCTTAGCCTCGAGAGGAAGTGTCAACTCAGCAACGAAAACCTCTTCAAGCCCATACGCTTTGCTTACTTCCGGATGAATTTGACCAACTGTCCCAACCTCACGACCATTCCACATCACAGTCGCTGCCACACCAGGATGAAGATGATCGACCGTGGTGCTTATTAATTCCAGGTCAGAATTTCTCACTGAAGCCAGTCGTTCCAGCACCCCTTTAATAACAAAAAAATCTAGCTTCCTAGACTCGCTAGCCTTCCAGCTGGTNTCCTGCCAAATTCCCGACATAAGAAAAGCAAGATGCTCTTCTTCCTTTTCCCTAAAAACCCTCCCAATCTCGAACAAGGCGAGGGATTGAACGCTACGGTTCGCTTCGGCAGAAGCTAGCAAAGCTGGATAGAGAGCAGTTCGAAGCAAACTCCTCTCAACACCCTGTGGGTTAAGCAAGTTAACACTTGCTTCAGGAGCACGAGATCGAGAAACCTCATCTGGACCAGTGAAGGAGTAACTTAGAGTCTCTTGGAATCCACTGTGCGCGAAAGACAAACGAAGGGCTCTATGGGTGAGATCAGCAGATTCAGGCACAAAGCGCATGGAAGGGATGCTTTCACCAAGCTTATCGTAACCATACAATCTAGCTACTTCCTCAATGACATCCTCTTCTATNGAGATGTCNAACCGCCANCTTGGTGGNGTTACNGTCCAAAGGTCATCTTGGTTTTCCTGAATCACACAACCGAGTTTCTCCAAGTATTCTCTCTGAATATTTCGGGGCACATTAAAATCCATAAGAAAATGAACTCGTGATGGCCTGAATTCGACGCCAGTTGGGACAAAATCAGTACCAACCTGGGTTAAACCAGGATGTATCCTCGCCCCAGAAAGCTGAGCTATTAATTGGGCTGCCCGGGCGTTAGCAACAGGTGGAATGTTCGGGTCAACCCCTCTTTCGAAACGATAATGAGCATCCGTTACTAACCCATGCCTCCTGGCAGTTTTACGTACCGTCACAGGATCGAAATGAGCAACTTCAAGAGCGACGGACGTTGTTGTAGCATGAACACTATCGTTCAGACCACCAATAACGCCAGCCAAACCAATTACCCTCGTGTTATCACCGTTGGGAGTCGTAATGACTAGGTCGTTTTCTGTAAGAACTATTTCGCTCTCATTTAGGGCAGTAAACCGTTCACCCTCAGAGGCTTTCCTAACAATTATGGTGTCATCACCAAGAAGATTACGGTCGTACGCATGTGATGGTTGACCTAACTCGAACGTAACGAAATTAGTTACATCGACAACGTTATTACGAGGGCGCAAGCCTAGAGCCGTTAAACGACGTTGAAGCCATAAAGGACTAGGCCGTACCTCAACACCATCAATTTGTTGAAGTGTAAATCTGGGACAAGCCGTTACATCCTCGACTTGTAAGGACAATTCATCAGCTACCCCCACATCGGAGATTTCTATTCCCGATGCAGGATGTTTAAGCTCCAAATTCAGTTTTGCGGAGAGGTCCCTTGCAACCCCTAAAGCACTAAACGCGTCAGCCCGATTTGGTGTCAATTCAAACTCAATAAGGCTCTCCGAAGGCCATGATTTCGAAAGGTCGGCACCAACCGGAAGGTCCTCCCAAAATTCAATAAGGCCTCCAGAGTAATCGTAAAGACCTAATTCTTTCGGACTACATAAGACTCCTTCGCTTAGTTTGCCCCCTACTTCACGTGAGATCACCTTTAAATTCCCATTCGACAAGACCGCCCCAGGAAGAGCGAGGGCAGTTCGGAGTCCAGGACGAGCATTGGGAGCTCCACAAACAACCGAGAGGCCTCCCCTACCATCGTCGACAGTCGCTACCACCAAATGATCGCTCCCCGGTATGGGTTGAGTTTTTAGAATGTCAGCTACTATTACGTTTTTTGGGGCTCCTGGCAAAGTGGAGACGTTATCCACCTCGAGTCCGATCCCTATTAACGTTTCGACCAATACATCAACTTCGGGTAAGTCATTGACTAACTCATTTAGCCATTCAAGCGGGAGCTTCATACTATCCCTCGGAACTGATTAAGAACACGAATATCACTGCTATAGAATTGCCTGATATCAGGAATTCCGAATGGTATGAGAGCTAGTCTTTCTATCCCAAATCCGAAAGCGAAGCCAGTAACTCCTTCATAGCCTGCTGCTTCAAAAACCTTTGGGTGCACCATTCCACAACCCCCAAGTTCAAGCCATTGTTCCTCTCCAGTTCGNGGATTAGTCCACCAAATAGCAAATTCGGCGCCGGGTTCCACAAAAGGGAAGTAAGCTGGTTGCAGTCTCGTTTTAACCTCTTTGCCAAACAAAGCCGTAGCCATTTCTGCGATGGCTCCTTTGAGGTCAGCCATAGTTATTCTTTCGTCCACTACTAAGGCCTCTAGTTGATTGAAAGTAGCTTCGTGAGTAACATCGACAGCCTCATTCCGAAATGTCCTTCCTGGGACGACAACCCGAAACGGTGGTTGGTGAGACTCCATATACCGGATTTGCATTGGGCTCGTATGGGTTCTCATTACCCGACCATCAGTGGTGAAAAAAGTATCTTGCGTATCGCGAGCTGGATGATCTTTAGGGAAATTTAGCGCTTCGAAATTATAGTAATCTGTTTCGAGTTCTGGCCCGACAGCAACTTCATAGCCAAGAGAAACAAAAACGTCGAGCAGCTTATTAGTAATTAGCGTTAGGAGATGTAGGTTCCCTTGTTTACCTGCCGTCCCGGGCAAGGTAACGTCTACACCCTCAGCATGGAGTTGTTTCTGTAACTCTTCGCGACCCAAAACGTCGTGCCGCTCTTTGAGAGCATTATCAATGCTGGACTTTATACGGTTTATTCGTTGGCCAGCTTCCCGGCGCTCTTCAGGCTTCAGAGCCCCCAGGCTCTTTAGTTGCTGAGTGATCAACCCTTTTTTTCCCAAATACTGTACGCGCAACTCCTGAAGTTCGTTGAGATCAGAAGTGCACTCAATTTCCTTAAGGGCTTGTTCCAACATAGCCTTGACGCCTCCAAAAAAAATTCTGCCCATTACAGGCAGTAAAATATGGACGCAGAATCGCTACTGCGTCTAACGAAAAAACGGCGAAGCTGACGAGCTCCCCATGAATAAGAAGTCTATCGGCAAGCAGTCCATACGTCAACAGTCCCTAGATTACTGGCTCAATAAACTTATAGTTAGGAAAAACAACACATAAGCAAGAATTACTTATCTACCTTTGGGTTTCAGCAAATGATAACGGTTTTGAATAAGCCGTAGTTTTTCGCCCCCATTGAAGCTTAGAACTTCTCCTAAGCATTGACTTCGCGGTAGAAACCGCCCCGAATTAATTATCCTTTGGAACCACTATGCTGGAAACTCTACGCCAACCGGGCGATATTTACGACACCCCATCACCTGGCCAATATTTAACCAAATTTTTAAGTTTCACTAAGATCGAAAACATCGCAGAACCAGGTCCCTCTGAGTTGGAACACATCGCTCTCTAGCCCGGTGCTCTGAGAAGATTTTGATCCCCACTCTTCAGCCGCATGTTCTTCGGAAAATGGCCCAACAAGGCCTTCAATCCCTTGCCATTCTGCAGGGTCTATTGCCCGTTGTAATTCGCGCCGTTCTCCGCGAACATCTTGAATTATTCGGAAGAAAAGATCTCCATGCTGTCCAGCGATAGAAGCCAACACACTGTCAAGCTTAGCAACATCTACTAATGGAAAACTGAAAAGTCTAACTACCTTGGGATACTTACCTGGGATTTGGAATATTTCTGTTTCGGGAAACGCTTTATGTAATTCCTCAGCGATTTG
Encoded here:
- the glmS gene encoding glutamine--fructose-6-phosphate transaminase (isomerizing); protein product: MCGIVGYVGYRQAAEVVLDGLERLEYRGYDSAGVAVVQGPDTSSSTITCVKSAGKLTELKSILEFSALKGTVGIGHTRWATHGKPTDTNAHPHLSEDNKIAVVHNGIIENYGELKEQLTQGGHEFMSETDTEVIVHLIENHYSGDLASAVRKALVEISGAYGLVVSHSDHNEIVVARATSPMVIGLGESENFVASDVPALLSHTQNVMFLHDGDMAVISHDGVVVTDFSGTLLEREVTQIDWDVEQAEKDGYPHYMLKEIFEQPAVVQNTLGGRLGADDSVELGIDLDPASXDRIVXTAAGTAXYAGLVGEYLIEKLARIPVEVEVASEFRYRDPIVDSRTLCIVVSQSGETIDTLEALREAXRRGAQSLAILXVKGSSISREVDXVLYLHAGPEIGVASTKAYIGMVVAFELLALWLGQTRKTLPXEDAREIIASLRXVPSLIEQAXAYRSAIAEVAETFKGCSDYLFLGRGINFPTALEGALKLKEISYIHAEAYATGEMKHGPIALIDENMPVVAVATKSDLYVKTISNLQEIKARDGKLIVLANPGDELVPKHADMVIPVPETHELVSPLINVVSLQLLAYETADRLGFDVDQPRNLAKSVTVE
- a CDS encoding phenylalanine--tRNA ligase subunit beta, whose translation is MKLPLEWLNELVNDLPEVDVLVETLIGIGLEVDNVSTLPGAPKNVIVADILKTQPIPGSDHLVVATVDDGRGGLSVVCGAPNARPGLRTALALPGAVLSNGNLKVISREVGGKLSEGVLCSPKELGLYDYSGGLIEFWEDLPVGADLSKSWPSESLIEFELTPNRADAFSALGVARDLSAKLNLELKHPASGIEISDVGVADELSLQVEDVTACPRFTLQQIDGVEVRPSPLWLQRRLTALGLRPRNNVVDVTNFVTFELGQPSHAYDRNLLGDDTIIVRKASEGERFTALNESEIVLTENDLVITTPNGDNTRVIGLAGVIGGLNDSVHATTTSVALEVAHFDPVTVRKTARRHGLVTDAHYRFERGVDPNIPPVANARAAQLIAQLSGARIHPGLTQVGTDFVPTGVEFRPSRVHFLMDFNVPRNIQREYLEKLGCVIQENQDDLWTVTPPXWRXDISIEEDVIEEVARLYGYDKLGESIPSMRFVPESADLTHRALRLSFAHSGFQETLSYSFTGPDEVSRSRAPEASVNLLNPQGVERSLLRTALYPALLASAEANRSVQSLALFEIGRVFREKEEEHLAFLMSGIWQXTSWKASESRKLDFFVIKGVLERLASVRNSDLELISTTVDHLHPGVAATVMWNGREVGTVGQIHPEVSKAYGLEEVFVAELTLPLEAKRLVYEDFGRQPHAERDLAVIVPIDVPYSTIAALVSGPAGELLETLEPFDLYQGKQVPDGFKSLALRFRFQHADRSLNDREVDEYMDNVMDTIKGAGYELRE
- a CDS encoding phenylalanine--tRNA ligase subunit alpha, coding for MLEQALKEIECTSDLNELQELRVQYLGKKGLITQQLKSLGALKPEERREAGQRINRIKSSIDNALKERHDVLGREELQKQLHAEGVDVTLPGTAGKQGNLHLLTLITNKLLDVFVSLGYEVAVGPELETDYYNFEALNFPKDHPARDTQDTFFTTDGRVMRTHTSPMQIRYMESHQPPFRVVVPGRTFRNEAVDVTHEATFNQLEALVVDERITMADLKGAIAEMATALFGKEVKTRLQPAYFPFVEPGAEFAIWWTNPRTGEEQWLELGGCGMVHPKVFEAAGYEGVTGFAFGFGIERLALIPFGIPDIRQFYSSDIRVLNQFRGIV